The following are encoded in a window of Oncorhynchus mykiss isolate Arlee chromosome 31, USDA_OmykA_1.1, whole genome shotgun sequence genomic DNA:
- the LOC110504551 gene encoding uncharacterized protein LOC110504551, with amino-acid sequence MKTVALLFSFAFVLVFTAPTKTSDETHLLRMIIDEVNKILKGGLEFQALLDSLVPAGFDQDRCRANGPKDFCIAETILSAISHTRHRIPFNNISKISRVLKQYNKFHPTNCNVKENGDEEQLHDLLTNLVNCAKVIYSRPPPCRSSQTTLELC; translated from the exons ATGAAGACTgtcgctctcctcttctcctttgcATTTGTGCTGGTCTTCACTGCGCCCACTAAGACATCTGATGAGACTCATCTATTGCGTATGATCATCGACGAGGTTAACAAGATCCTCAAAGGAGGTCTGGAG TTTCAGGCCCTTTTGGACAGTCTAGTGCCGGCGGGATTCGATCAAGATCGCTGCAGGGCAAACGGG CCTAAAGATTTCTGCATAGCTGAGACTATTCTGTCTGCCATAAGCCATACGAGGCACAGGATTCCATTTAACAACATATCTAAAATCAGTAGAGTGCTGAAGCAGTACAATAAG TTTCATCCAACCAACTGCAATGTGAAGGAGAACGGTGATGAGGAACAGCTCCACGATCTCCTGACAAACCTTGTCAACTGTGCCAAGGTCATCTACTCTCGTCCCCCTCCCTGCCGGTCTTCACAAACAACCCTAGAGCTTTGCTGA